The nucleotide window GGCGTGCAGACACTTCTTGTCTTCTGGGTCTCATCACTTTATGTTGAAGCTCTTGAGGAAGCAAAGGAGCAGATATTTGACCATTTTTCGCCATTTTTCTTCAAAGAGCAAAAATGCAGTGAATGTAGAAAGTACTGAGAAATAGTTGTCGTgagcatgcatgcacacacacacacacacacacacacactcaaacacacttgGAGGGAACAGTTTGAGTCTGTAATCACCATGGTTTCCCATCTTTCCGATGGTGTGTGTACTTTGGCAAAAGCCTCATCTGCAATTTAATGCTTTGAAATCACATTAACAGCTCCCATGTTACCTTGAACTCCTCCTTAATCCTTGATACCACTGATTTCAGAGTAGAATAACTGCAACACCCATTATTTTACATTGGATGTTACATGTATGACAATACGTCAACATTTAGATTCTGACTAGAATAAATCTGAATATTCAGCCAAGAGCCAAGTAAGAAGCTTTTTAATCTTGCTTTAATAACTAGTACTTAGCATTGTTCCTTATGTATTGTGGTGTTTTCCTCAGATTCTATGAAGAGTAACCAGAATGAAAAGCTTCACACCCAGCGGCAATGTTGCGTTGTTGTTACGAGTGTGTCCAtgatttttttaagttaaaatctctgcagtttcattaaaaacattattatcatATGTGTGAACGTGACAGTCTATGTGTGTTAGCCAAAGAGTTCCCTGtgacagatttaaagaaatgtgacaCCTCTGAACACCACACATGGGTGGGTTGGTAACGGTGCTTATTGCCAGGCTATTTTAATCctcattaaatgtttatataattacaaattgtgctaaaaacaaacagacagtttttacttttgtttctgttctgttttaaaTGCTAAAATCCTGGCAGCGCTCGCTTTTTCTTCAGACAGACAATcgcaaatgaaagtgacagcACTTTATAGCTTAAGACTAAGAATACAAATCAGACAAATATCATACAAAgaatgtttcactgtgttaaGAGAGGCCGCTCATTCTGAAAAAGGGGCAAATAGTAACAAGTAACACACTCataactaacacacacatggttGGAGATGTGGCCGGGCGTCAGGCCAGATGCTCAGAGAGAAGGAAACTCACATTCTTGTGACGGGGAGTCATCAAGTATCAGGTTCCATAGACTCTGGCAGAGCCCCCCTCACCACCTCaccatcgcacacacacagagagagagagagagagagagagagagagagagagagagagagagagagagagagagagagcactgaTGCCTCCTTCTCCTTGTTTGTGCATCAGGGTGGGTTGGCTGcatgaaatcactgaaactGCTGCCTCTTCTAATTTAGTCAGATCTGCCTCTGGAGATGTATGTGAGCAGAAGTGTCTGATGTTGAAGGCAGTTTGgtctgatttgttttattttgccagCGTATCTAAGAGAGAACCtccacagtctgtggtggagaagctgctgaagCCAAAGAAACTTGTTGGTTCGATCCAGTGTTAGGCCCTCAGGTCAAGTGATCATGGAGAAGAGGGGGGGTGATGAAGGGACGCAGCTGATGTGCAATTTTGGATCATTCCACAAGATGTCAGCATCAACCTTCCCTTCTTGAGGCAGCTGAGGCTGCAAGCGGCTGCTCCTGGGATCAacgcttctcttttttttaccctgTGTCACTTAATCAGTCAATTTAAGTATATTTCTTATCACTTTTCCTTCAAACCCAAAAAACTATGTAAGCTCTGCACCATTCTAGATTACCCGATAGCTATCAAGGACTGGATGTCTGACAATTTCCTCCAACATCAGGATAAAACAGAAGCCCTCATCATAggccctgagtgtgtgtgcaacaaTTAAACAGTGTCTTGGTCCTTCAGCTGGAAATGTTAAGCCTGCCACTGAAAACCTACAGTAGGTGTTTGATTTGACGTGTGCATTTTGAGGGTCACATAAAGAAAGTGGTTCAGTCCTGTTTCTTCCAATGAAGAAACAttgctaaaataaaaagtgtctTATCCTTCCAAGATCTGGAGGAAAtcattcctgttttttttttcttctcgtttTGATTATTGTAACTTGTTATTCACAACTTTGAATCACTCTTCTGTGTCTCAGCCCCAAAATGCAGCCGGCAGACTTTTAACTAACACAGGACGCAGGTCACACATCACACCGGTATTGGCCAATCTTCATTGGTTACCCATACAATGTAAAATTCTTCTAATTACATCAAAATAACTACAGTCTGGCCCCTCATTATATTTCTGAATTATTGTGTCCCCTGCACACGGTGAGATCTTAACGGTCAACTGACCAAGGCCTTCCGTCTATCCCAAAATCCAGATTAAAAACTGAAGGTGACCGGGCATAttcttctattgtttgtgttttaatctgttatttcctatttttatcttaatgttttcttttgtacaGCACCTCGTAGctttggttttgaaaggtgctttataaataaaatgtacttacttacttacttatcTAATTTCCAAATTCCAGTAGCACATTTTATCTAATTTATTAAGAAAATATTAGCAGGTGTAATTataaatcacacattttaaGTTAATTTTAATATCCATTAAACTAGTTCTAGTTTTGCATGTTAATAACTACAAGAATATGCAACCATCTCCACACAAATTCCTGCTTGCTGGTAAAGATAAAATCAAATATGTCTGTTTACATATCTAAGTAGAGCATCATGTGACCTGGCTTTATAGATTtttaaccccaatctgcatgtctttggactttTGGAGGAAACTAAAGTATCTTGAGAAAACTCAGACATGAGGAGAAGATGAGACTTCACACAGGAAGACCCCGGCCaagctgggatttgaaccgggAACCTTCTCGGTATGAGGAGACCTCTATCATTATTGCATGAAATGTATATATGCAATAGAATATTATCTGATGAATCCTAACCAGTTAAAAAATTGCTTATGAGGACCAAGTCTCAAAGAAGATGTGGTGTGATGCACGTGGCCACAAATGTTTCACAACTGGATCTTTGTCTGTCATCTAAAACTAGGTTAGAAATCTCTCTCTGACCTCCCCattcttttttcctcccccaTCAGTGATGACTAGATGTCTGCTGCAGCAATCAATTCAGCTCATCAGCTCTGTAACTACAGCAGAGTACAGTAATTGTGTGTAATGATTATATAAACACTAAAGGAACCAACACACCCCTCTGCATTGGCATTATCCAtctgttggtctgtgtgtgtgtctgctgtttaTCGTGACCTGGATctcatgtgatgatgatgatttggTGCAGCGCTATAAACAATATCTACAAATCTAAGTAAGTTGACACAAGTTAGACATGTGACAAGTGGAAAAAACCTATATCAAAGTTTAAACCGGTTCCCTCTCAGCCAACAACTGTAAAATCCTGCTGTAAAATTGCAACTTCTGATGAGTCCTGTttagatgtggggaaagcttctactCACTTAGAAAATATGTCAACAACAAGACAGTATTTCTTTCCCTCACTTTATCACTTCAATAAAATTCATATCAAATCCATCTGTGAAAGATGAAACTGTGTGTTTAGCGGGGGactttgtggaatctggattCCTCTACCTATGTTATTTgtaacacaaaatacacaactctgataaaaaaaaaaaaaaatgtattgagtAATCTGAGAAACCTTTTGTAAACCAATAAATCTGTATCTCTCTCTGCTTGCATGCCTCCTTGAAACTGAGTCGAAACTTGTCACTAGCATATTTGCATTATCCAGTTAATGCAACCCACTGTGCAGCCTGTGCAGAATAATGTGATGGGAGTGGTCTAGCCATAATTGTATCATACAAAGTTGTAACTGCATCTTTTGATGCTGAGCTGTCCACAAACAGCTCCATTTCTGCATTTATCAGCAGTTTATCCTTTAAATCTGGTCTGGGAGAATAAACTTGCAACACTGCAACACAATCCTGTGGCTCTTGAGCACCTGGTGTAGTGAGGAGAGTAGCAGGGTTAAGAAAAGTGCATCTTTTAATAGTGACGTTTGGCATTTCAAGCAACACTGTATTGCATCTGAGCCACCTGGCTGTTGAAAGCTCAAGCAAAATATGTGAAACAGCATGTGTCACAAGTAAAGTCAGGTCATCATAACTCACAACATCACGTGATGCATCACAGCCTTCTCAGCAGCTGCCACAGCGCTGAGACAGGTTGGAAGTCCTGCTTCCTTCGTTTTGAATTACCCACAATCCAGGCAGTGTGTTTGGAGAGTCCGACTCAACTAGTCTCAAACAGAGATTATCTTGATATCCTTTTGGCCAGTTTAGCCTTTATTGATCGGACAGGCttgaaagggggagagagagcagggatgAAACGCAGCAAAGGGCAGTGAAGTTGAAACCAAACCTCTGGCCACTGCAGAAGACTCAAGTCTCAGTACTGGCTCAGCTATTGCAGTCTTAATCTCTTGCAGCATTTGATCCCTCATCCCTCTGGAGCCGCAGAGgtcttttttttacaactttttaACATGTGCAGTCATTCTCCCCAGAACCCATTAACAGACTTTAATGTTTGCAATCAGAGGTGTTCCTCTTTACATTTACTTGGTATAGCAGTAACATCAACAAGTCCAAGAAGGAGACATTCACCCAGGGTCAGTCAGTGACACAGATATGTGGAGTGCACGGCGTCTTAAATGTTGACTGTTGGACAGAGATCAGGGGCAGATCAGGTCATCCAGTCTTGAGTTTAACAAAGCTGCTTTAGATACTGCATCATGTCAATCAACAAACACCTGCAGCTGGTGTTTGTCTGACAGCatcttcatttcatttgtgcTTCTAAACATAGGAGCATATAGGAAAGAATGAAAATAGCTTGTGTGATGGTGTGTTTAGAGAGATATGCGGGTAAGGGACATAATTGCTGAATTCCAGTGattcctgcaggaggaggggtTATACCAGTGGCCTGTTGCTATATAAGCCTTCAGTGGAAGCTGCTGTTGTACAGCTTAAGAAAGGCTGACAACCCATTGATGCCTGGATCAAACTGCTCAAAGGTAGGAgtattttttaactgtttgtCAAAATCCAACAGGAGGGTAAACCACTGTCAAACCTAAGTAAATATGTGTCTAtctgagaaaatatttaaagattATATGACAAATTAGGTTTATATTTGTATGGTCTTTATTTGATATTGATGAAGtgaaattgtaataataattaatatcaaAAGGTTATTATGGTTTAATCTTCTCCAGAGCCATAAgattatattttagttttttttgtctcacaaGTTGATAATGAaggtataaaaacacatgaacaattCAACTAACATTTACAGGTACAGAGGAAAACTCCATTGGCTGCAAATTGACATGCaacatctttctttctctactTTCAGGATATTCAGAAGAATATCAACTGGTCCACCTCAGCTGATCTGTCCACCAGCTCTCCGGTCAACAGTCTCACTGTAAGTCACTGCTCACACCGCAGACACACAGTATGAGGGATGGGTTTTCTCACACACTAACAAATCAGCTAATATACCAAATCAACCTATTCTTCATCAGatcacatcatcaccaccatacATGTGTGAAGATACCTTCAAGTATCTAACACTAACGTCATGTTGCTACGGCAACTGGTAATGGGGAATGATGCAGCTGAACAGCTACTGTACATACACTATAAACAACATACTTTATGATGTGCTCCAAGATGCAGTGTTTTTAGCAGTTAGctggttttaattttaaattacttttttaaattcctaattatatttgtctttattcctTTTATTGTATCAATGACTCCAGGAAGTCCAGCCACTGATGTTGCAGGACATGACCCAGGTGGGCATGAAGGAGAAGGAGCCAGAGGTGCCTGGAAGACTCACAGCGCTGCAGAAGGCTCGGGCCCGACTCCTCAAGGGAGTCTCCTACTTCGGTGGAGACATGGAGGTGTTTGGGAAATGGATGGAAAGTAAGTTATCACTAAAgggaggttttaaaaaaaacttgtcttTAACGATGTCCAACTTTTGCTCATCGTCAAGTAAATGTGTCTGCACTTGAGAAACCATCTTCTTTGCAGCTAGGGGGAAATTTCAGCCctgttctctctgctttctctttCAGAACAGTtcatcctgctgcagctgctggactgGGTTCTTCGCGGAGCTGCCCAGGTGATGTTCGTTAACAACCCTCTGAGTGGCCTCATCATTTTTGCCGGCCTCATCCTGCAGAACTACTGGTGGGCCCTCAACGGCTTTGTGGGCACACTTTTTGCAACCATTTCTGCCCTCATCCTGAAACAGAACAGGTTTGAACACTAAATAATTTACAGCCTCTACAGCATGGATGTCATTGTTTTCCActtgtgagtttgtgtgcatgcttgtATATTGCACCGGGAACAAAAATGTTGCACATAGATCACATCATGCTGTGATGTTATCGAAATGCGATTATTTATTTAACTCGCCATCAATCACAGCAGCAATGGGTTGATATAATTAATGCATGTGATGACAATAGACATGGATGAATGTGAAATTATTATAGATGGACTGTGTTGTGCAACAGGAAAACTTGAATTAATGTATTCGAAACCACTTCCCTTTAGGGGTGCAATAGCTGCTGGGCTTTATGGGTACAACGGTATCCTGGTAGGTCTGCTGATGGCTGTGTTCTCCAATGCAGGAGACTGGTACTGGTGGCTTCTGCTGCCCAACGTCTTCATGTCCATGATGTGGTAAGCATATATAGACTGAgcaataatgagaataaaagtgCAAACATTGATAAACTGAAATATGCcaccttaaaaaaacatgtctaaAATTATAATAAGAGGAAGAAACGTTGATGATGTtatgtgattgtgtttcagCCCGGTTGTGTCCAGCGCCATTGCGTCTATTAACAGTCGCTGGGATCTGCCTGTGTTCACACTGCCCTTCAACATCCTGGTGTGTCTCCACATGGTCGCCACCGGTCACTACAACCACCACTTCCCCCAGGTCCTCATTCAGCCTCGCTCAGAGCTGCCCAACATCACCTGGTCCGAAATCGATTTACCCAAGGTCAGTGCAAGGCCAGGGTTGATTCTATATGTTC belongs to Hippoglossus stenolepis isolate QCI-W04-F060 chromosome 9, HSTE1.2, whole genome shotgun sequence and includes:
- the slc14a2 gene encoding urea transporter 2 isoform X1, which translates into the protein MPGSNCSKDIQKNINWSTSADLSTSSPVNSLTEVQPLMLQDMTQVGMKEKEPEVPGRLTALQKARARLLKGVSYFGGDMEVFGKWMEKQFILLQLLDWVLRGAAQVMFVNNPLSGLIIFAGLILQNYWWALNGFVGTLFATISALILKQNRGAIAAGLYGYNGILVGLLMAVFSNAGDWYWWLLLPNVFMSMMCPVVSSAIASINSRWDLPVFTLPFNILVCLHMVATGHYNHHFPQVLIQPRSELPNITWSEIDLPKLFMSVPVGIGQVYGCDNPWTGGIFIVSLFISSPITCAHAVLGSAVGMVSGLALSAPFGDIYFGLWGYNCVLACIAIGGMFYALTWQVHLLAITCAFFCAYLGSAIANIMSRFGLPACTWPFCLSALTFLHLTTGTNRIFKLPLAKVAYPEKNLIWFWKMKKEEKIKKSEAERDEQEKQQKAMEEELILNEKEQLRLDLERAEEGSIQHNASEGKNEVTPVEEQRTHEEVRQNDQT